A genome region from Bradyrhizobium sp. WSM1417 includes the following:
- a CDS encoding sugar transferase, translating to MYSVSMRACDIVLSLIGLIVFSPVILAAMIAVWWQDGSSPFYVAERAGRGGRAFEMVKLRSMVKNADRTGVASTSNTDMRITRVGHLIRRYKLDEITQLWNVLKGDMSLVGPRPNVLQAVGGYSSDEKKLLTVRPGITDLASIVFSDEGEILRGSSDPDLLYEQIIRPWKSRLGLFYVEKRSLVLNLELILLTIIAIANKPLALDGVHRILATNGADPKLIDVSRRDKPLPAFPPPGMNEVVQTLYPPVSV from the coding sequence ATGTATTCCGTCTCGATGCGCGCATGCGACATCGTTCTCTCGCTGATCGGCCTGATCGTCTTTTCGCCTGTCATTCTGGCGGCGATGATAGCGGTTTGGTGGCAAGATGGCTCTTCTCCGTTCTACGTCGCCGAACGTGCCGGACGCGGCGGGCGGGCTTTCGAGATGGTCAAGCTGCGTTCGATGGTCAAGAATGCCGATCGCACCGGCGTTGCTTCGACCTCCAATACTGACATGCGGATCACGCGTGTCGGGCATTTAATCCGACGATATAAGCTTGACGAAATCACGCAGCTTTGGAACGTGCTGAAGGGAGACATGAGCCTCGTTGGCCCCCGTCCGAACGTTCTCCAAGCCGTTGGTGGTTACAGCTCGGACGAGAAAAAGCTGTTGACTGTGCGACCTGGAATTACCGATCTCGCTTCGATCGTATTCTCCGATGAAGGTGAAATCTTGCGCGGTTCTTCCGATCCTGACCTGCTTTACGAGCAAATCATTCGTCCATGGAAAAGTCGTCTTGGCCTTTTCTATGTTGAAAAGCGCAGCCTGGTCCTGAATCTAGAGCTGATCCTCCTGACCATCATCGCGATCGCTAACAAGCCGCTGGCGCTGGACGGCGTTCATCGAATCCTCGCGACGAACGGCGCGGATCCAAAGCTGATCGACGTGTCGCGCCGGGACAAGCCGCTGCCGGCCTTCCCGCCGCCGGGCATGAACGAAGTTGTCCAAACTCTCTACCCTCCCGTAAGCGTTTGA
- a CDS encoding transketolase family protein — protein MRDGFIGTLVELAGEDERVMLVTADLGFGIFDEFIARFPDRFINVGVAEQNMIGISTGLALDGWKIFAYSIGNFSTLRCLEQIRNDAAYHGANVNVICSGGGFTYGNLGMSHHATEDISIMRALPGVTVVAPCDRFETRHAVRALIAAPGVGYLRIEKQVPIDTSVSGIPYKLGKARRVREGRDVTIIGAGGVVADALGAADELSKQNISARVVSMHTLTPVDAEEIRDAIATTKAIVTVEENQVSGGLGGAVAEVCVETGIGVKFRRLGLAGVYSAVVGDQQFLRNYYKVDASAICEAVRELFG, from the coding sequence ATGAGAGACGGCTTTATTGGTACGTTAGTTGAGCTTGCTGGAGAGGACGAGCGCGTCATGCTCGTGACTGCCGATCTCGGCTTTGGTATCTTCGACGAATTTATCGCGCGGTTTCCGGATCGTTTTATTAATGTCGGCGTTGCTGAGCAAAATATGATCGGGATCAGTACTGGTCTTGCGCTGGATGGTTGGAAGATATTCGCTTATTCCATTGGCAATTTCTCCACGCTTCGCTGTCTTGAGCAGATCCGGAACGATGCGGCTTATCACGGCGCAAACGTTAACGTTATATGCAGCGGTGGTGGATTCACCTATGGGAATCTCGGTATGTCGCACCACGCGACCGAGGATATCTCGATCATGCGCGCGCTTCCGGGGGTGACTGTAGTCGCGCCTTGCGACCGGTTCGAAACCCGCCACGCCGTGCGTGCCCTTATTGCTGCGCCGGGCGTCGGCTATCTCCGTATCGAAAAGCAGGTTCCAATCGATACATCCGTCTCGGGCATTCCCTACAAGCTTGGGAAAGCGCGGCGTGTACGCGAGGGGCGAGACGTGACGATTATCGGCGCGGGCGGCGTTGTGGCCGATGCACTTGGCGCAGCCGATGAATTGTCGAAACAGAATATCTCTGCGAGGGTCGTGAGCATGCACACATTGACCCCTGTTGACGCTGAAGAAATTCGTGATGCTATCGCGACGACGAAGGCGATTGTCACCGTCGAGGAAAATCAAGTGAGTGGTGGACTGGGCGGTGCGGTGGCCGAAGTCTGCGTCGAGACTGGAATCGGTGTCAAATTCAGACGTCTGGGTTTGGCCGGTGTATATTCCGCAGTAGTCGGAGATCAGCAGTTTCTGCGCAATTACTACAAGGTCGATGCGTCGGCGATTTGTGAGGCAGTTCGCGAGTTATTTGGTTAG
- a CDS encoding transketolase, whose translation MIGSTHPEQANRWESSAELAWRIRRHAVDMVNRAKTSHIGSIFSISDIVAVLYDSILSVDPLNPSDPARDRFVLSKGHAGCALYAALAEMQFFSTEELKKYCINGSLLSGHISHKGIPGIELSTGSLGHGLSVATGMALSAKKRKASHRAFVLMSDGECDEGSNWEAFLFAAHHKLDNLVAIVDYNKLQSLRSVDDTLRLEPLRDKLVACNWAVEEIDGHDHAALVRQLARVPFESGKPSLLIAHTIKGRGVSFMENSVLWHYRTPQGDEYVAAVAELERARP comes from the coding sequence ATGATCGGTAGCACACATCCCGAACAGGCTAATCGCTGGGAGTCCTCGGCTGAGCTTGCGTGGCGAATTCGCCGTCATGCCGTCGATATGGTCAATCGCGCAAAGACATCTCACATCGGCTCGATTTTTTCGATCTCCGATATCGTTGCGGTGCTGTACGATTCCATTCTGTCCGTCGATCCGCTCAATCCAAGTGACCCTGCACGCGACCGTTTTGTACTGAGCAAAGGCCACGCGGGTTGCGCTCTCTACGCAGCGCTGGCCGAGATGCAGTTCTTTTCGACCGAAGAGCTGAAGAAATACTGCATCAACGGTTCGCTTTTATCGGGCCACATCTCGCACAAAGGCATTCCGGGAATAGAACTCTCGACCGGTTCTCTGGGGCACGGGCTGTCGGTCGCAACCGGAATGGCGCTGAGCGCAAAGAAGCGCAAGGCATCGCATCGTGCCTTCGTTTTAATGAGCGACGGCGAATGCGATGAAGGTTCGAACTGGGAAGCGTTCCTGTTCGCGGCGCATCACAAGCTCGACAATCTCGTCGCGATCGTGGATTACAACAAGCTCCAGAGTCTGCGTTCAGTCGACGATACGCTGCGGCTCGAGCCGCTGCGAGACAAACTGGTGGCCTGCAACTGGGCCGTGGAGGAGATCGACGGTCACGATCACGCGGCACTGGTGCGCCAGCTTGCCCGTGTCCCGTTCGAGAGCGGCAAGCCGAGCCTTCTCATCGCCCACACAATCAAGGGACGCGGCGTTAGTTTTATGGAAAATTCCGTGCTTTGGCACTATCGCACCCCGCAGGGTGACGAGTATGTGGCCGCGGTAGCGGAGCTTGAAAGGGCGCGCCCCTAG
- a CDS encoding TylF/MycF/NovP-related O-methyltransferase, with product MTHNEPAVAGGFRTEAEQHEAAGNKLLFEANALPWEKKIENFPKYVRRQNLTRFLALYEIFKQVVEVKGSIIECGVHQGFGIMTWAKLSAIMEPVNLTRRIYGFDTFGGFPDLDSKDIADASKHVKAGDLAADSYDEIMQLSAIHDSTRFIGHIPKVKLIKGDGAKTIPQFVNEHPHLVVSLLFLDFDLYEGTKVALESFVPRMPKGAIIAFDELDNPLWPGETLAMVEFCQRQKLQLRRLSFDPYIAYAVID from the coding sequence ATGACTCACAACGAGCCCGCGGTGGCCGGCGGCTTTCGTACCGAGGCGGAGCAGCACGAGGCTGCGGGCAACAAGCTGTTGTTCGAAGCCAATGCGCTGCCGTGGGAAAAGAAGATCGAGAACTTCCCGAAGTATGTCCGGCGGCAGAACCTGACTCGTTTCCTCGCACTTTACGAGATTTTCAAGCAAGTCGTCGAGGTCAAGGGCTCGATTATCGAATGTGGCGTGCATCAGGGGTTCGGAATCATGACCTGGGCCAAGCTTTCGGCCATCATGGAGCCGGTCAATCTGACGCGCAGAATCTACGGCTTCGATACTTTCGGCGGATTTCCCGATCTCGACTCGAAGGATATCGCGGATGCCAGCAAACATGTGAAGGCAGGTGATCTCGCCGCCGACAGCTACGACGAAATCATGCAACTCAGTGCGATTCACGATTCCACGCGCTTCATCGGACACATCCCAAAGGTCAAGCTGATCAAGGGCGATGGCGCCAAAACCATCCCGCAGTTCGTTAACGAGCATCCGCACCTTGTGGTATCGCTGCTGTTCCTCGACTTCGATCTATACGAGGGGACTAAGGTAGCGTTGGAAAGTTTCGTTCCACGAATGCCGAAGGGGGCCATCATAGCGTTCGACGAACTGGACAATCCACTGTGGCCAGGCGAGACGCTGGCCATGGTTGAATTCTGTCAGCGCCAGAAGCTGCAGTTGAGGCGTCTTTCCTTCGATCCCTATATTGCTTATGCGGTAATAGACTAG
- a CDS encoding DegT/DnrJ/EryC1/StrS aminotransferase family protein — MKKIPFFDYPALFRLYEAEFVEAFRNASGRGAFIMQKDLDDFERTLAEYTGAKHAIGVADGTMALLIGLRSAGIRPGDEVLVPSHTFVASAAAAHHAGAVPVLVDCGPDHLMDVASAEKAITNRTSAIMPVQLNGRVANMDAICEVAAKHGLKVIEDSCQALGAKFRGKQAGRFGAVGAFSFYPSKTLGCFGDGGAIITDDDSIADNARMLRDHGRGKSGKVEAWGYNSRLDNIQAALLNVKFRYYDKEVERRRSIARQYHERLKTIEKLRLPPPPDSEPDHYDIFQNYEIEAEDRDELKAYLQDRGVGTIIQWGGYTIHQFEKLGLSGNVPYTESMTQRYLLLPMNVSVDDEAVAYISSAIAEFYRRGTPER; from the coding sequence TCTGGATGACTTCGAGAGGACGCTCGCCGAATATACCGGCGCGAAGCATGCGATCGGAGTCGCCGACGGAACGATGGCCCTCTTGATCGGGCTTAGGTCTGCCGGGATCCGGCCGGGGGATGAAGTTCTGGTGCCGTCGCATACCTTCGTAGCAAGCGCGGCTGCGGCACATCACGCGGGTGCGGTACCTGTTCTCGTCGACTGCGGCCCGGATCACCTGATGGACGTGGCCTCCGCAGAGAAGGCGATCACGAACCGAACTAGCGCGATCATGCCGGTCCAGCTGAATGGTCGCGTGGCCAACATGGACGCGATTTGCGAAGTTGCGGCGAAACATGGCCTCAAGGTTATTGAGGACAGTTGCCAGGCCTTGGGTGCGAAATTCCGAGGTAAACAGGCGGGCCGGTTCGGCGCAGTGGGGGCTTTTTCGTTCTACCCGTCGAAGACGCTCGGCTGCTTCGGAGATGGCGGTGCCATCATCACGGACGACGATTCCATCGCAGATAACGCCCGTATGCTGCGCGATCATGGCCGCGGAAAATCCGGCAAGGTCGAGGCCTGGGGCTATAATTCGCGGCTCGACAACATTCAGGCTGCACTTCTCAACGTCAAATTCCGCTACTACGACAAGGAAGTCGAACGTCGCCGCTCGATTGCGCGGCAATATCACGAGCGTCTCAAGACTATCGAGAAACTCAGGCTGCCGCCGCCTCCTGATTCCGAGCCGGACCATTATGACATTTTCCAGAACTACGAGATCGAGGCGGAAGATCGCGACGAACTTAAGGCGTATCTTCAGGACCGGGGCGTCGGCACAATCATCCAGTGGGGCGGCTATACCATTCACCAGTTCGAGAAGCTGGGGCTCAGCGGCAATGTGCCGTACACCGAGAGCATGACACAACGGTATTTGCTTTTGCCCATGAATGTGTCAGTGGATGACGAGGCCGTGGCATATATCAGCAGCGCCATTGCAGAATTCTATCGGCGTGGAACGCCTGAACGCTGA